A window of Thermosynechococcus sp. NK55a contains these coding sequences:
- a CDS encoding endo-1,4-beta-xylanase: protein MLNWRRFLRLSCLAALLVVACGTSFSSVATDTLSQKIEQLRQAPLTVVVENAQGRPIPNARIELAQQSHAFPFGVALDTEMFRPSPPPAALWYKQTAQENFNAAVHENALKWYQLEPEQGKLDFTMADTILNWVEAQGWPMRGHTLFWEVEQFNPPWLKTLPPEQLRAAVQNHAMTVCRHYRGRINEFDVNNEMLHGNFFRSRLGEGIVKEMFDWCREGNPEAVLYVNDYGIIEGDRLKDYVEQIRSLLTQGVPLGGIGIQAHLESPLDEAKMQRALDTLAQFNLPLKITEVSVSLPDEQQQAQTLRQIYRLGFAHPAVQEILLWGFWAGNHWRPQAGLYRQDFSAKPAAIAYRKLLFEDWWTRVTGRTNAQGQWQGRGYLGRYRLTVTAQGQTQTREFELPPGGTTVTLRV, encoded by the coding sequence ATGCTGAACTGGCGCCGTTTTCTTCGGTTGAGTTGCCTAGCGGCTCTTTTAGTGGTTGCCTGTGGTACCTCTTTCTCTTCTGTGGCCACCGATACCCTCAGCCAGAAAATTGAGCAGTTGCGACAGGCGCCCCTTACCGTCGTGGTTGAGAATGCCCAAGGTCGTCCGATTCCCAATGCCCGCATCGAACTGGCACAGCAAAGCCACGCCTTCCCCTTTGGCGTTGCCCTCGATACGGAGATGTTTCGCCCCAGCCCACCCCCCGCTGCCCTTTGGTACAAGCAGACGGCTCAGGAAAACTTCAACGCTGCGGTTCATGAAAATGCCCTCAAGTGGTATCAATTGGAGCCAGAGCAGGGCAAGCTGGACTTTACCATGGCTGACACTATCTTGAACTGGGTAGAGGCGCAGGGCTGGCCAATGCGGGGGCATACCCTCTTTTGGGAAGTGGAGCAGTTTAATCCCCCTTGGCTGAAAACACTGCCACCCGAGCAATTGCGCGCAGCAGTTCAAAACCATGCCATGACCGTCTGTCGCCACTATCGCGGTCGCATCAACGAATTTGATGTCAACAATGAAATGCTCCATGGCAATTTTTTCCGCAGTCGCCTTGGTGAGGGCATTGTTAAGGAGATGTTTGACTGGTGCCGTGAGGGCAATCCCGAAGCCGTTCTCTATGTCAACGACTACGGCATTATTGAGGGCGATCGCCTAAAGGACTATGTTGAGCAGATTCGCAGTCTCTTGACCCAAGGGGTGCCCCTTGGCGGTATTGGTATTCAAGCCCATCTGGAATCTCCCTTGGATGAGGCCAAAATGCAGCGTGCCCTCGATACCCTTGCCCAGTTCAATCTGCCCTTAAAAATTACCGAAGTGAGTGTGAGCTTGCCCGATGAGCAACAGCAGGCCCAGACCCTGCGCCAGATTTACCGCCTTGGTTTTGCCCACCCCGCCGTCCAGGAAATTTTGCTTTGGGGCTTTTGGGCAGGGAACCATTGGCGTCCGCAGGCGGGACTCTATCGCCAAGATTTTTCTGCCAAGCCAGCGGCGATCGCCTACCGCAAGCTCCTCTTTGAAGACTGGTGGACTAGGGTGACCGGTCGCACCAATGCCCAAGGACAATGGCAGGGCCGCGGCTACCTCGGTCGCTATCGCTTAACCGTTACCGCCCAAGGCCAAACCCAGACCCGCGAGTTTGAACTGCCCCCAGGGGGAACCACTGTCACCCTGCGGGTATGA
- a CDS encoding ABC transporter ATP-binding protein, which translates to MVISAAGDRPPVVAVEHLQKSYRTGFWLQTVLTPLKSVSLQVQPGETFGLLGPNGAGKTTLLKILLGLVRPTAGHGTLLGYPLGDRAVRQRIGYLPENPYFYDYLTAWEFLEFTAGLFGLSAATRKKRIPLLLEMVGLNLKDARKKQMRRYSKGMVQRVGLAQALINDPEVVFLDEPMSGLDPLGRYQIREIILSLKQQGKTIFFNSHVLADVEAICDRVGILAQGELICAGTVDELLGSSQAYHVVGKGGHVDGLQEWLYSLEIQGDRWQGVIKIPLQRFLALVEEMGGKILQLRLARPTLEEFFVEQLRQRGIQVTY; encoded by the coding sequence ATGGTGATTAGCGCTGCGGGCGATCGCCCCCCTGTGGTGGCGGTTGAGCACCTACAAAAATCCTACCGCACTGGTTTCTGGCTACAGACAGTGCTGACGCCCCTCAAGTCTGTCTCGCTGCAAGTCCAGCCAGGGGAAACCTTTGGCCTGCTGGGGCCTAATGGAGCGGGCAAGACCACCCTCTTAAAAATTCTTTTGGGGCTGGTGCGACCCACGGCTGGCCACGGTACGCTGCTGGGATATCCCTTGGGCGATCGCGCTGTGCGGCAGCGGATTGGCTACCTACCGGAAAATCCCTACTTCTACGACTATTTGACTGCTTGGGAGTTCCTAGAGTTTACGGCAGGCCTCTTTGGCCTCAGTGCCGCCACCCGCAAAAAACGCATTCCCCTGCTATTGGAAATGGTTGGCCTCAATCTCAAGGATGCCCGCAAAAAGCAAATGCGCCGCTATTCAAAGGGGATGGTGCAGCGGGTGGGATTGGCGCAAGCTCTAATTAACGATCCCGAAGTGGTCTTTTTAGATGAACCGATGTCGGGCCTCGACCCCCTTGGCCGCTACCAAATTCGCGAGATCATTCTTTCCCTAAAACAGCAGGGCAAAACAATTTTCTTCAATAGCCATGTGCTAGCGGATGTGGAAGCCATTTGCGATCGCGTTGGCATTTTGGCACAGGGGGAACTGATTTGCGCAGGTACGGTTGATGAACTCCTCGGCAGCAGCCAAGCCTATCATGTGGTGGGCAAAGGGGGCCATGTGGACGGCCTTCAGGAATGGCTCTATTCCCTAGAAATTCAGGGCGATCGCTGGCAAGGCGTGATCAAAATTCCCCTACAACGCTTCCTTGCTCTCGTTGAAGAAATGGGCGGCAAAATCCTACAACTGCGCCTGGCTCGCCCCACCCTAGAAGAGTTTTTTGTGGAACAACTGCGCCAACGGGGGATTCAAGTGACCTATTAG
- the sufC gene encoding Fe-S cluster assembly ATPase SufC, whose protein sequence is MIRPDSEVILEVRKLTASVEDTPILKGLNLTIRAGEIHAIMGPNGSGKSTFSKILAGHPDYTVTGGEVLYKGKNLLDLPPEERAREGIFLAFQYPLEIPGVSNLDFLRVAYNAKRKHQGRDELDAFDFDDLVRQKLELVKLDEGFLNRGVNEGFSGGEKKRNEILQMALLEPTLAILDETDSGLDIDALRIVAKGVNQLTRPDNCILLITHYQRLLDYIVPDYVHVMEGGRIVLTGPKELALELEARGYDWVREEEVATS, encoded by the coding sequence GTGATTCGTCCCGACAGCGAAGTCATTTTAGAAGTTAGAAAGTTAACAGCCAGTGTGGAGGACACCCCCATTCTCAAAGGGCTCAACTTGACGATTCGCGCGGGAGAAATTCATGCCATCATGGGACCCAATGGCTCCGGCAAAAGCACCTTCTCCAAAATTCTCGCGGGTCATCCCGACTACACGGTAACGGGTGGCGAAGTCCTCTACAAAGGCAAAAATCTCCTGGACTTGCCCCCCGAAGAGCGTGCCCGCGAAGGGATCTTTTTGGCCTTTCAATACCCCCTTGAAATTCCGGGGGTGAGCAACCTCGACTTTTTGCGGGTAGCCTACAATGCCAAGCGTAAGCACCAAGGCCGCGATGAACTGGATGCCTTTGATTTTGATGATTTGGTGCGGCAGAAACTCGAACTGGTGAAGCTAGATGAAGGCTTCCTCAATCGGGGGGTGAATGAGGGCTTCTCTGGCGGTGAGAAAAAGCGCAATGAAATTTTGCAAATGGCCCTGCTGGAACCAACCCTTGCCATCCTTGATGAAACGGACTCTGGGCTTGATATTGATGCCCTGCGCATTGTTGCCAAAGGTGTCAACCAACTCACTCGCCCCGACAACTGCATTCTGCTCATTACCCACTATCAGCGGCTGTTGGACTACATCGTGCCCGACTATGTCCATGTCATGGAGGGAGGGCGCATTGTCCTCACGGGGCCAAAGGAACTGGCACTAGAACTGGAAGCACGGGGCTATGACTGGGTTCGCGAAGAGGAGGTGGCTACATCATGA
- a CDS encoding aldehyde dehydrogenase family protein, giving the protein MITTARPELAPLFNNVRKQCPQEKTNHFPMALSTATIPELDRLHQQAGRWQSLSPRQRIPYLKAVKALARRHATEWVTLACQIKGIDPQGAWAGEEWTTGPLGLILKLDHYLYALRHEATPPVPRWRTAPTGQAIAEILPRNWQERLLWFGVKAAVWLQPNHPPTQGSAYRNPPPPGVAVVLGAGNITSLCLADALYQLVVANRVALLKMNPLLAPLTECFRKICAPLIEAGFLEIMEGDAALGEALCHHPLTQHIHITGSHHTYNRLLWGETAAEQAIRKARQCPKLRKPVTAELGNVTPLLMVPGQWTESELVYQARQVASALVHNASFNCIGAQILVTAAGWPQREAFLNALKVQLQGIPSRPAYYPGAIARYESFLADYPQATVLSPAVEGTIPWTLIEGLTPTANPRIFREEVFCGLLAEVQLPVNDAPAYLATAVTFVNERLWGTLGCSLIIDPRTEASYAEALERAIAQLRYGSIAINAWVSLAYGLGCTPWGAFPGHRPAAIGSGVGVVHNSFLFDYPEKAVVRVPFQLPVTPPWFYGHRTLPQLAQAVMDIYAGGNPLAWLSLLTAALRG; this is encoded by the coding sequence TTGATCACAACAGCCCGCCCAGAACTGGCACCGCTGTTCAACAATGTCCGCAAACAATGTCCACAGGAGAAAACCAACCACTTCCCTATGGCACTCTCCACAGCCACGATTCCCGAACTTGACCGCCTCCACCAGCAGGCCGGCCGCTGGCAATCCCTCTCCCCGCGGCAGCGGATTCCCTATTTGAAAGCGGTTAAGGCCCTGGCTCGCCGCCATGCCACAGAGTGGGTTACCCTAGCCTGTCAAATCAAGGGGATTGATCCCCAAGGCGCCTGGGCAGGGGAAGAGTGGACAACAGGCCCTCTGGGACTGATTCTCAAGCTGGATCACTATCTCTATGCCCTGCGTCACGAGGCAACTCCCCCCGTACCCCGCTGGCGAACCGCCCCCACCGGTCAGGCGATCGCTGAGATTCTGCCGCGCAATTGGCAAGAGCGCTTACTCTGGTTTGGGGTGAAAGCGGCAGTTTGGCTCCAACCCAATCACCCCCCAACTCAAGGCAGTGCCTACCGTAACCCACCCCCACCGGGAGTTGCTGTCGTGCTGGGGGCGGGCAATATTACATCCTTGTGCTTGGCGGATGCCCTCTATCAACTCGTGGTGGCCAATCGAGTGGCACTCCTGAAGATGAATCCCCTCTTGGCTCCCTTGACGGAGTGTTTTCGTAAGATTTGTGCGCCCCTGATTGAGGCGGGCTTCCTCGAGATCATGGAGGGGGATGCCGCCCTAGGCGAAGCCCTCTGCCACCATCCCTTGACGCAGCACATTCACATTACGGGGTCCCACCACACCTACAATCGTCTGCTCTGGGGAGAAACGGCGGCTGAGCAGGCCATTCGCAAGGCGCGCCAATGCCCCAAGCTGAGGAAACCCGTAACGGCAGAATTGGGAAATGTCACGCCCTTGCTGATGGTCCCCGGGCAGTGGACGGAGTCTGAACTAGTGTATCAAGCCCGCCAAGTGGCCAGTGCCCTTGTTCACAATGCCAGCTTCAACTGCATTGGGGCGCAAATCCTGGTCACTGCTGCGGGATGGCCGCAGCGCGAGGCCTTCCTCAACGCCCTAAAGGTACAACTGCAAGGGATTCCGTCGCGTCCTGCTTACTATCCGGGGGCGATCGCCCGCTATGAATCGTTTTTGGCGGATTATCCCCAAGCCACGGTGCTGAGTCCTGCGGTGGAAGGCACGATTCCTTGGACCCTGATTGAAGGCCTCACCCCGACGGCGAATCCTCGGATTTTCCGCGAAGAGGTCTTTTGTGGTTTGTTGGCAGAGGTGCAACTGCCCGTCAATGATGCCCCTGCCTACCTTGCCACTGCGGTGACCTTTGTCAATGAGCGGCTCTGGGGCACCCTTGGCTGTAGTCTAATCATTGATCCACGGACCGAGGCCAGCTATGCAGAGGCACTGGAGCGGGCGATCGCCCAACTGCGCTACGGTTCCATTGCCATTAATGCCTGGGTCTCCTTGGCCTATGGGTTGGGCTGTACCCCCTGGGGCGCCTTTCCTGGCCATAGGCCAGCGGCCATTGGTTCTGGGGTGGGCGTCGTTCACAATAGCTTCCTGTTTGACTATCCCGAAAAAGCCGTGGTTCGTGTGCCCTTCCAGTTACCGGTGACTCCTCCTTGGTTCTATGGCCATCGCACCCTACCTCAACTGGCTCAGGCGGTCATGGACATTTACGCTGGCGGCAATCCCTTGGCTTGGCTCTCCCTTTTGACAGCGGCTCTGCGGGGCTAG